The following proteins come from a genomic window of Halorubrum lacusprofundi ATCC 49239:
- a CDS encoding heavy metal translocating P-type ATPase has protein sequence MSKHPDHERIRDSSSETDSGGPVYCCRICQLEANGGRRAPDSSSATEPPHSSEHANHDRTDETTTEPGGTDEHSHHDHEVESGHSHAEATHAHTGGDEHDHDHGADVHEGEHEDHGAHTDHSGHERMFRRRFWVSLALSVPVIFFSEFIQDVFGYTAPTFPGSVWITPVLSVIIFAYGGVPFLSMARTELENREPGMMMLISLAITVSFVYSIGSLFLEGTTPFFWELVTLIDIMLLGHWMEMRSVRQASGALDELAKLMPDTAERITESGDTEEVPVSELGENDVVLVRPGTSVPADGEVVEGESSVDESMITGESRPVDKAPGVEVVAGTVNQDGSLRIKITKTGEETTLAGIMRLVDEAQKSKSRTQLLADRAAGWLFYVALGVAAITAVAWVVATGFNIGVLERVVTVLVIACPHALGLAVPLVVAINTSTAAQNGMLIRDRIAMEEARNLDTVIFDKTGTLTKGEQGVVGVETADDWSEERAFEVAAGVEGDSEHMIARAIRDAAEERDVQRASVSNFENFRGLGVRATVDGETVHIGGPNLIEKLGIERSDGIAAFAEEAGSNAETVIYLVHDESEVVAAFALADVIRDESRQAIEALHAMDIEVAMLTGDSEDVARAVSEELGIDQYFAEVLPEEKDTKVEQLQSEGKFVAMVGDGVNDAPALTRADVGIAIGSGTDVAIESGDIILVDNNPLDVVRLIRLSKASYRKMQENLVWATGYNVFALPLAAGILAPIGILLSPAIGAVFMSLSTIIVAINARRLGNVDLSVPA, from the coding sequence ATGAGCAAGCATCCAGACCACGAGCGTATCCGGGACTCTTCGTCGGAAACTGATTCCGGGGGGCCCGTCTACTGCTGCCGTATCTGCCAGTTAGAAGCAAATGGAGGGAGGCGAGCGCCAGATTCCTCATCCGCCACGGAGCCTCCCCACTCCTCCGAGCACGCGAACCACGACCGGACGGACGAGACCACCACGGAACCCGGAGGCACCGACGAACACTCACACCACGATCACGAAGTCGAGTCCGGACACAGCCACGCCGAGGCTACCCACGCCCATACTGGGGGGGACGAACACGACCACGACCACGGCGCGGACGTTCACGAGGGAGAGCACGAAGATCACGGGGCCCACACCGATCACTCGGGTCACGAGCGGATGTTCCGGCGGCGGTTCTGGGTATCGCTCGCGCTCTCGGTGCCAGTCATCTTCTTCAGCGAGTTCATTCAGGATGTCTTCGGCTACACAGCGCCGACGTTCCCCGGAAGCGTCTGGATCACGCCGGTTCTTTCGGTGATCATCTTCGCGTACGGTGGCGTGCCGTTCCTCTCGATGGCCCGGACGGAACTCGAGAACCGCGAGCCGGGGATGATGATGCTCATCTCGCTGGCGATCACCGTCTCGTTCGTCTACTCCATCGGCAGTTTGTTCCTCGAGGGGACGACGCCGTTCTTCTGGGAACTCGTTACGCTGATCGACATCATGCTCTTGGGCCACTGGATGGAGATGCGGTCGGTCCGACAGGCCTCCGGCGCGCTCGACGAACTGGCGAAACTCATGCCTGACACCGCCGAGCGTATCACCGAGAGCGGGGATACCGAGGAAGTACCCGTTTCCGAACTCGGCGAAAACGATGTCGTACTCGTCCGTCCGGGCACGAGCGTGCCTGCCGACGGCGAAGTCGTCGAAGGCGAGTCGTCCGTCGACGAGTCGATGATCACGGGCGAGTCCCGTCCCGTTGACAAAGCGCCCGGAGTGGAGGTCGTCGCCGGGACGGTCAACCAAGACGGAAGTCTCCGCATCAAAATCACGAAGACGGGCGAGGAGACGACGTTGGCGGGCATCATGCGGCTCGTTGATGAAGCCCAGAAATCGAAATCTCGAACCCAGTTGCTCGCAGACCGCGCAGCTGGCTGGCTGTTCTACGTGGCACTCGGCGTCGCGGCGATTACGGCCGTCGCGTGGGTCGTCGCCACGGGGTTCAACATCGGTGTTCTCGAACGCGTAGTCACAGTTCTCGTCATCGCGTGCCCGCACGCGCTCGGACTCGCAGTTCCGCTCGTGGTCGCGATCAACACCTCGACGGCTGCCCAGAACGGGATGCTCATCCGCGACCGGATTGCCATGGAGGAAGCCCGGAACCTCGATACGGTGATATTCGACAAGACCGGGACGCTCACGAAGGGCGAGCAGGGTGTCGTCGGCGTCGAGACGGCAGACGACTGGAGTGAGGAGCGAGCGTTCGAAGTCGCCGCTGGTGTCGAGGGTGACTCCGAACACATGATCGCTCGCGCCATCCGGGACGCCGCCGAGGAACGAGACGTCCAGCGAGCGAGCGTTTCGAACTTCGAGAACTTTCGCGGTCTCGGCGTCAGAGCCACCGTGGACGGTGAGACGGTTCATATCGGTGGACCGAACCTGATTGAGAAACTCGGTATCGAACGATCCGACGGCATCGCTGCCTTCGCTGAGGAAGCCGGTTCGAACGCAGAGACGGTCATCTATCTGGTTCACGACGAATCCGAAGTCGTCGCAGCATTCGCGCTCGCGGACGTTATCCGGGACGAAAGTCGGCAGGCTATCGAGGCGCTACACGCGATGGACATCGAGGTGGCGATGCTGACCGGCGACTCCGAGGATGTCGCGAGGGCTGTCTCAGAGGAACTCGGTATTGACCAGTACTTCGCGGAGGTCCTGCCCGAGGAGAAGGACACGAAGGTCGAACAACTCCAGTCCGAAGGAAAATTCGTCGCGATGGTCGGCGACGGCGTCAACGACGCACCGGCGCTCACGAGAGCAGACGTCGGTATCGCCATCGGCTCGGGGACCGATGTCGCCATCGAGTCGGGGGATATCATCCTCGTCGACAATAACCCGCTGGACGTGGTGCGGCTCATCCGACTGTCGAAGGCGAGCTACCGGAAGATGCAGGAGAACCTCGTCTGGGCGACCGGCTACAACGTGTTCGCGCTCCCGCTTGCGGCGGGAATCCTCGCTCCCATCGGCATCCTCCTGTCGCCGGCGATCGGCGCCGTGTTCATGTCGCTGTCGACGATCATCGTCGCGATCAACGCTCGCAGACTGGGGAACGTCGACCTCTCAGTACCTGCGTAA
- a CDS encoding 6-pyruvoyl trahydropterin synthase family protein, which yields MSQSISRDDSTIVDLAEAGQRTLQIGAGNPIRISSGHRILHHEGKCSRPHGHNYEITVEVTGQLTEEGWVVDKGDVTDVIDAWDHRFLVEEGDPLVDAFEASGDSDALVVLDHPPTAEVMSVLLEQRMLDAFPDTVSDVSVSVSETGELCASY from the coding sequence ATGTCTCAAAGCATATCAAGAGATGATTCTACGATAGTAGACCTGGCCGAAGCAGGCCAACGAACACTCCAAATTGGAGCAGGCAACCCGATTCGGATCAGCTCGGGCCACCGAATCCTCCATCACGAGGGGAAGTGCTCACGGCCACACGGGCACAACTACGAGATCACCGTCGAAGTGACCGGCCAACTCACCGAGGAGGGGTGGGTCGTCGACAAAGGCGACGTCACGGACGTCATCGACGCGTGGGACCACCGGTTCCTCGTCGAAGAAGGCGATCCGCTCGTCGACGCGTTCGAAGCGTCGGGCGACAGCGATGCCCTCGTCGTCCTCGATCATCCACCGACGGCAGAGGTGATGAGCGTCCTCCTCGAACAGCGAATGCTCGACGCGTTCCCGGACACCGTCTCGGACGTATCGGTGTCGGTGAGCGAAACCGGCGAGCTCTGTGCATCGTACTGA
- a CDS encoding 7-carboxy-7-deazaguanine synthase QueE: MPVASDVEEPATDVDAAGEGLPINEVFYSLQGEGTLAGVPSVFVRTSGCNLRCWFCDSYHTSWEPTGAWRDVDSIIEEVHSHEQANHVVLTGGEPLIHEESIELLERLAADGYHTTVETNGTIYRDAPIDLASISPKLASSTPTPDRDPKGEGEWEEKHEQNRIDMDALSQMVDDYETQLKFVVTDASDLPQITDLVDRVREATATTVADDDVLLMPEGMTREQLDGTRSEVAELAMEYGYRYTPRLHVDLWNDAPGT; encoded by the coding sequence ATGCCGGTCGCTAGCGATGTCGAGGAGCCCGCAACGGATGTTGACGCGGCTGGTGAGGGGCTCCCGATCAACGAGGTGTTCTACTCGCTGCAGGGCGAGGGAACGCTTGCTGGTGTGCCCTCCGTGTTTGTGCGGACGTCTGGGTGTAACCTGCGGTGTTGGTTCTGTGACTCGTACCATACGTCGTGGGAGCCGACCGGGGCGTGGCGCGACGTCGACTCGATCATTGAGGAGGTTCACTCCCACGAGCAGGCGAATCATGTCGTTCTCACGGGCGGAGAGCCGCTTATCCACGAGGAGTCCATCGAACTTTTGGAACGACTGGCTGCAGACGGGTATCATACGACGGTGGAGACGAACGGGACGATTTACCGGGACGCGCCGATCGATCTGGCGAGTATCAGCCCGAAACTGGCGAGCAGCACGCCGACACCGGACCGTGACCCGAAGGGGGAGGGTGAGTGGGAAGAGAAACACGAACAGAACCGGATCGATATGGATGCGCTGTCCCAGATGGTCGACGACTACGAGACGCAACTGAAGTTCGTCGTGACAGATGCGTCGGATCTCCCACAGATCACGGACCTGGTTGATCGGGTGCGAGAAGCGACGGCGACGACCGTCGCCGATGATGACGTGTTGTTGATGCCGGAGGGAATGACGCGGGAGCAACTTGATGGAACACGAAGTGAGGTCGCCGAGTTAGCGATGGAGTACGGCTACCGGTACACGCCGCGCCTCCACGTTGACCTGTGGAACGACGCCCCGGGAACATGA
- the queC gene encoding 7-cyano-7-deazaguanine synthase QueC yields MSNKSAVILVSGGMDSATAVYEAIEQGYEPYFLHTSYGQRTEDKEYECAKALAEEVDAADFLHIETGHLSQIGASSLTDEEMEVADADMESDEIPTSYVPFRNANLLSMATSYAEATESEALFIGAHSEDFSGYPDCRPAFFDAFQNVIDVGTKPETAIELKAPFVEWSKTEIAKRGLELDVPYDMTWSCYRDEEPACGTCDACAFRLEAFRNAGSRDPIAYAERPEFS; encoded by the coding sequence ATGAGCAACAAAAGCGCGGTGATTCTGGTGTCCGGCGGGATGGATAGTGCGACGGCGGTGTACGAGGCGATCGAGCAGGGGTACGAGCCGTACTTCCTCCACACGTCGTACGGACAGCGCACCGAAGACAAGGAGTACGAGTGTGCGAAAGCGCTTGCCGAGGAGGTCGATGCGGCTGACTTTCTCCATATCGAGACGGGGCATCTCTCTCAGATCGGGGCGTCGAGCCTGACGGATGAGGAGATGGAGGTGGCTGACGCCGATATGGAGAGTGACGAGATTCCGACGTCGTACGTTCCCTTCCGGAACGCGAATCTGTTGTCTATGGCGACCTCGTACGCGGAGGCGACTGAGTCGGAGGCGCTGTTTATCGGGGCGCACTCCGAGGACTTCTCCGGGTATCCCGACTGTCGCCCGGCTTTTTTCGATGCGTTTCAGAACGTCATTGATGTCGGGACGAAGCCGGAGACAGCGATCGAGTTGAAAGCGCCGTTCGTTGAGTGGTCGAAAACGGAGATCGCGAAGCGTGGGTTGGAGCTTGACGTGCCGTACGACATGACGTGGTCGTGTTACCGCGATGAGGAGCCAGCGTGTGGGACGTGTGATGCGTGTGCGTTCCGGCTTGAGGCGTTCCGGAATGCTGGGTCACGCGATCCGATCGCGTACGCAGAGCGGCCGGAGTTTTCGTGA
- a CDS encoding Lrp/AsnC family transcriptional regulator yields the protein MSLDARDVRILRSIAENDSTSPERIQEETNIPKSTVHYRIKNMKDRGVIKNDLFEIDFEKAGLGLTVISEVLAEFGEGYQEEVGKALAEIEGVNEVYFMMGDTDFIVISRLPSRDMVETLVEEFEAVDGIQRTSSKFVISSIKADESVGILRDYSEETLLNSHGLDETVEKIE from the coding sequence ATGAGTCTTGATGCTCGGGACGTTCGTATTCTACGCTCGATCGCGGAGAACGACTCTACCAGCCCGGAACGCATACAGGAGGAGACGAATATCCCTAAATCGACGGTCCATTACCGCATCAAGAATATGAAGGACCGAGGGGTGATCAAAAATGATTTATTTGAGATCGATTTCGAAAAGGCTGGATTGGGTCTCACGGTTATTTCCGAAGTGCTCGCCGAGTTCGGAGAAGGGTATCAGGAAGAGGTTGGGAAGGCGTTAGCCGAGATTGAGGGGGTAAATGAAGTTTATTTCATGATGGGGGATACTGATTTCATTGTTATTTCACGGCTTCCGTCTCGTGATATGGTTGAAACGCTTGTTGAGGAGTTTGAGGCTGTTGACGGAATCCAACGGACGAGTTCGAAGTTTGTGATCAGTTCGATCAAGGCAGATGAGAGCGTAGGGATATTGCGCGATTACTCTGAAGAGACGTTACTGAACTCGCACGGACTCGACGAGACGGTAGAAAAAATTGAGTGA
- a CDS encoding MFS transporter, whose translation MSLAFTVGRQRHPDEVSGTVSGTINSVGYFGAAVVPAVMGMVLDVFWTGKIVDGTPVYSFTGYRVAFGIATVAGFAALACALWIHQTRRPR comes from the coding sequence GTGTCACTCGCGTTCACCGTCGGGCGTCAGCGACACCCCGACGAGGTGAGCGGAACGGTGAGCGGGACAATAAACAGCGTCGGCTACTTCGGGGCTGCCGTCGTGCCCGCAGTAATGGGTATGGTGCTCGATGTCTTCTGGACCGGGAAGATCGTCGACGGCACGCCCGTGTACTCCTTTACAGGCTATCGTGTTGCGTTCGGTATCGCCACAGTTGCCGGCTTCGCGGCCCTCGCGTGTGCACTCTGGATTCACCAGACTCGACGGCCAAGATAG
- a CDS encoding IS5-like element ISHla3 family transposase gives MEVDLLDFVEQCRRLVKQALGKHAGEPASGGFARWKHVVLHCLRLEDGHSYRETPNRLKYMAEIRDALGLDPDDLPDYSTIYKSFDRLKMWVWRALLRVSAQQHPQSEHAALDSTFFDRRRASSYFRQRAGRTIQTLKVTTLTDVESLAVLDVHIAARWKHDTKTGPQVVRRNADDLQSVAADNGFQDWHTEYEIAAHDIDYLVHYRGSSANAAAKNALNRAKGYSQRWMAETSYSTTKRSLGDAVRALGWYRQFREIVLMFAITNIEPLCEPL, from the coding sequence ATGGAAGTCGATCTCCTCGACTTCGTTGAGCAGTGTCGTCGCCTAGTCAAACAAGCGTTGGGAAAGCACGCGGGCGAGCCCGCCAGCGGCGGGTTCGCCCGCTGGAAACACGTTGTGCTACACTGTCTTCGGCTCGAAGACGGCCACAGCTACCGAGAAACGCCGAATCGGCTGAAGTATATGGCCGAGATTCGTGACGCACTCGGCTTAGATCCAGACGATCTCCCAGACTACAGCACGATCTACAAGTCGTTTGATCGGCTGAAAATGTGGGTATGGCGGGCGCTGCTGCGCGTTTCCGCGCAGCAGCACCCGCAGTCCGAACACGCTGCGCTCGACAGCACGTTCTTCGACCGGCGACGTGCGTCATCGTACTTTCGTCAGCGGGCAGGACGAACGATACAGACGCTAAAAGTGACGACATTGACTGATGTGGAATCGCTGGCTGTTCTTGACGTGCACATTGCAGCTCGGTGGAAGCACGACACGAAGACGGGACCGCAGGTCGTCCGCCGAAACGCGGACGACCTGCAGTCGGTTGCCGCCGACAACGGCTTCCAAGACTGGCACACCGAGTACGAGATCGCCGCACACGACATCGATTACCTCGTTCATTATCGCGGCTCGTCAGCGAACGCAGCCGCGAAAAACGCTCTCAACCGGGCAAAAGGTTACTCTCAGCGGTGGATGGCCGAAACATCGTATTCGACAACGAAGCGCTCGCTCGGCGACGCCGTGCGAGCGCTGGGCTGGTATCGACAGTTCCGTGAAATCGTCTTGATGTTCGCCATCACCAACATAGAACCACTGTGTGAACCGCTGTAA
- a CDS encoding ISH3-like element ISHla1 family transposase: MSKTKQADGEIHEDQLLNFLVNRLDEEVSLSLANNAEITAEDIYEVLVGACADGTSVSTLCASSQNSPAGNTVLYHLRTKFEPERLERVANTLLRKDLDELLPEQVEVCADLHLRPYYGDEDDTDGLYHSVAKRGTTAFHAYATLYARVKNKRYTLAVRRLKDGDTASSVLAEFFGVLDGLDAGVKAVYLDRGFYDSKCLTLLQAHNYAYVIPIIRWGEAIQQELSEGWSRVIQHDLTGKLDGHSWTVDFPVYIDCTYLNGKYDENGVARHGYAADAPFIDSPRDARYHYSKRFGIESSYRLFEQAIATTTTRDPTVRLLYVVVSLLLQNVWRYLHYEYVATPRRGGRRLWWWPYKEFVNMIRRAAWTALAVRRAVPANRPPDDRFHR; encoded by the coding sequence GTGTCTAAAACCAAACAAGCAGACGGTGAGATCCACGAGGACCAGCTTCTTAACTTTCTCGTCAACCGCCTTGACGAGGAAGTTTCGCTCTCGTTAGCCAATAACGCTGAAATCACTGCTGAAGACATCTATGAGGTCCTCGTCGGCGCTTGCGCCGACGGGACCTCTGTCTCTACGCTCTGTGCGTCGAGCCAGAACTCACCCGCTGGGAACACGGTCCTCTACCATCTTCGGACGAAGTTCGAGCCGGAACGGCTCGAACGAGTCGCTAACACGCTCCTGCGAAAGGATCTCGATGAATTGCTCCCCGAACAGGTGGAGGTCTGCGCAGACCTCCACCTGCGGCCCTACTACGGTGACGAAGACGACACAGACGGCCTCTATCACTCGGTAGCGAAGCGTGGAACCACTGCGTTCCACGCCTATGCCACACTCTACGCGCGTGTGAAGAACAAACGCTACACGCTGGCGGTACGCCGTCTCAAAGACGGCGATACCGCAAGTAGTGTCCTCGCTGAGTTCTTCGGTGTCCTCGACGGCCTTGACGCCGGGGTCAAGGCCGTCTACCTTGATCGCGGATTCTACGACAGTAAGTGTCTCACGCTGCTTCAGGCGCACAATTACGCGTACGTGATCCCGATCATCCGGTGGGGTGAGGCGATTCAGCAAGAGCTCTCGGAAGGATGGAGTCGCGTCATTCAGCATGATCTGACGGGGAAACTCGACGGTCACAGCTGGACCGTCGATTTTCCCGTCTACATCGACTGTACGTACCTAAATGGGAAGTATGACGAGAACGGTGTGGCGCGTCACGGCTACGCCGCTGACGCGCCGTTCATCGACTCACCACGGGACGCTCGATACCACTACTCGAAACGCTTCGGTATCGAGTCAAGCTATCGCTTGTTTGAGCAAGCGATAGCGACAACGACAACACGAGATCCAACGGTACGGCTGCTGTACGTGGTGGTGAGTCTCCTCTTACAGAACGTCTGGCGGTACCTTCACTACGAGTATGTGGCGACGCCCCGCCGAGGCGGGCGTCGCCTCTGGTGGTGGCCGTACAAGGAGTTCGTCAATATGATTCGACGAGCTGCGTGGACGGCCCTCGCGGTGCGTCGGGCCGTCCCCGCGAATCGGCCACCTGACGACCGATTCCACCGCTAA